One Desulforhopalus sp. DNA segment encodes these proteins:
- the hisC gene encoding histidinol-phosphate transaminase: protein MTGAAMINKPNIELLVPEYIKHFSPYIPSKPDDVLMKMAGCSRLYRLNNNENPLGPPPEARKIIESYPAPRASVYPSGDAYHLRCRLADIFGLHPDQFLVGNGANEVISFVIKAFCQEGDNIITADKTFAVYEWVATFSGFEARLVPLRDYGFDDEAMLSRIDERTKILFVCNPNNPTGSYWNEAQLRRFLDRVAGRQIVVIDEAYCEFVEKDDFPDGMQLLREYPNLVIFRTFSKMYALAGLRIGYLAGDMEVVDIIRRTCVVYSVNGLAQEAALKAIDDKEHVLATRKLVAETKTRLQGELAALGLTTVCGEGNFLMVRLPMNDSLAYRKLMMHGVMVRAMAGFRFPNWIRITVALPEAMNALVEALYQVMKNGR from the coding sequence ATGACCGGTGCGGCAATGATCAACAAACCAAATATCGAGCTGCTGGTACCGGAATACATCAAGCACTTCTCACCCTACATCCCGAGCAAGCCCGACGACGTGCTGATGAAGATGGCCGGCTGCTCCCGTTTGTACCGTCTCAACAACAACGAGAATCCGCTGGGGCCGCCGCCGGAGGCCAGGAAGATCATCGAGAGCTACCCGGCGCCCCGCGCCTCGGTGTATCCGAGCGGCGACGCCTATCACCTACGCTGCCGGCTGGCCGACATCTTCGGCCTGCACCCCGATCAGTTCCTGGTCGGCAACGGCGCCAACGAGGTCATCAGCTTCGTCATCAAGGCCTTCTGCCAGGAGGGCGACAACATCATCACCGCCGACAAGACCTTCGCGGTCTACGAGTGGGTGGCCACCTTCTCGGGCTTTGAGGCGCGCCTGGTGCCGCTGCGCGACTACGGCTTTGACGACGAGGCGATGCTTTCCCGGATCGACGAACGGACGAAAATCCTCTTCGTCTGCAACCCCAACAACCCGACAGGCAGCTACTGGAACGAGGCGCAGCTGCGGCGCTTTCTCGACCGGGTCGCCGGCCGGCAGATCGTCGTCATCGACGAGGCCTACTGCGAGTTCGTCGAAAAAGACGACTTCCCGGACGGCATGCAGCTGCTCCGCGAATACCCCAACCTGGTGATCTTCAGGACTTTCTCAAAGATGTACGCCCTTGCCGGGCTGCGCATCGGCTACCTGGCCGGCGATATGGAGGTGGTGGACATCATCCGTCGCACCTGCGTCGTCTATTCGGTCAACGGCCTGGCCCAGGAGGCGGCCCTGAAGGCCATCGACGACAAGGAGCATGTCCTTGCCACCAGGAAATTAGTCGCCGAGACAAAAACCCGACTGCAGGGCGAACTGGCGGCCCTCGGCCTCACCACCGTCTGCGGCGAGGGCAATTTCCTCATGGTCCGCCTGCCGATGAACGACAGCCTCGCCTACCGCAAGCTAATGATGCACGGGGTAATGGTGCGCGCCATGGCGGGTTTTCGCTTCCCCAACTGGATCCGCATAACCGTGGCCCTGCCCGAGGCCATGAACGCCCTCGTTGAGGCGCTGTATCAGGTGATGAAAAATGGCCGATAA
- a CDS encoding SpoIIE family protein phosphatase has product MIKRGGIAFRMGASVLTGSALVFLVIFTVGYLNSRETILHNVEENAHNLARRIAHRIELELAPVEKVPDNLDVVLETFAMDESKIIGVLRGTLHINQNVFGSAIAFEPYAFDPARLYYSPYLSRKGTGFQITHLGGKGYHYFYQDWYQIPRETGKSSWSEPYYDEGGGDILMATYSLPFYREKEGKPYFTGVITADISLEWLEKIVSEIRVLQSGYGFLISRNGSFITHPEKGWVLNETIFSIAEARNDAELRAIGRRMLAGESGFFPFTGDIQKRSGLVYITPIGFSKWSLGIFFPEKELMADLDAFRKTAISLGISGLLVLILMVWLVSRTITRPLRSLSAVARDMATGNLEVTVPALKSGDEVAVLAESFTFMKNSLKEHIRDLLASTIAKEHIESELSIATDIQMSLLPKIFPPFLDIPDFDLHALLKPAREVGGDLYDFCRIDDERVCFFLGDVSGKGVPAALFMAVTMTMLKATAAKGLNPDQILREVNDQLSRDNTTGMFVTLFCGIVNIRTRELLYANGGHNPPVLLGRGGEAVFLEGTDGVLLGAMEDMDYAMKRVTLAEGEGLFLYSDGVTEAMDEEDRLYSDERLLGVLKDMGELSSAKVVAGVVESVLAFAGKAPQADDITVMMVRF; this is encoded by the coding sequence ATGATTAAACGGGGCGGTATTGCCTTTCGCATGGGGGCGTCGGTTCTGACCGGATCGGCCCTGGTATTCCTGGTGATCTTCACCGTCGGCTATCTCAATTCCCGGGAAACCATCCTCCACAATGTCGAGGAAAATGCCCATAACCTCGCCAGGCGGATCGCCCACCGCATCGAATTGGAACTCGCCCCTGTCGAAAAGGTGCCGGACAACCTCGATGTGGTGCTGGAAACCTTTGCCATGGACGAGTCGAAGATCATCGGTGTGCTGCGCGGCACCCTCCATATCAACCAAAACGTCTTCGGTTCGGCCATCGCCTTCGAGCCCTATGCCTTCGACCCCGCCCGCCTCTACTACTCCCCCTATTTATCCCGCAAAGGCACGGGCTTTCAGATAACCCATCTGGGCGGCAAGGGCTATCACTACTTCTACCAGGACTGGTATCAAATCCCCCGGGAAACCGGCAAATCAAGCTGGAGCGAGCCCTATTACGACGAGGGCGGTGGCGACATCCTCATGGCCACCTACTCCCTGCCCTTTTACCGCGAGAAGGAGGGCAAGCCCTATTTTACCGGCGTTATCACCGCCGATATATCTCTTGAATGGTTGGAAAAGATTGTCTCGGAGATACGCGTCCTGCAAAGCGGCTACGGCTTTCTGATCTCCCGGAACGGTTCCTTTATCACCCATCCCGAGAAAGGCTGGGTCCTCAACGAAACGATCTTCAGTATCGCCGAGGCCAGAAACGACGCGGAACTTCGGGCCATCGGCAGACGGATGCTGGCCGGGGAATCGGGCTTTTTCCCCTTTACCGGCGACATCCAGAAACGGTCGGGCCTGGTCTATATCACCCCGATCGGCTTCAGTAAATGGTCGCTGGGGATCTTCTTCCCGGAAAAAGAGCTGATGGCCGACCTCGATGCCTTCAGAAAAACTGCGATATCTCTTGGCATCTCCGGACTGCTGGTACTGATCCTCATGGTCTGGCTGGTGTCAAGAACCATCACCCGCCCGCTGCGAAGCCTTTCCGCCGTCGCCCGCGACATGGCCACCGGCAATCTGGAGGTCACCGTGCCGGCCCTAAAGAGCGGTGACGAGGTGGCCGTCCTTGCTGAATCCTTTACCTTCATGAAGAATTCCTTGAAGGAGCATATCCGCGACCTCCTGGCCAGCACCATCGCCAAGGAGCATATCGAGAGTGAATTGAGCATCGCCACCGATATTCAGATGAGTCTGCTGCCGAAGATCTTTCCGCCCTTTCTCGACATTCCGGACTTCGACCTACACGCCCTGCTCAAGCCGGCCCGAGAGGTGGGCGGCGATCTCTATGATTTTTGCCGTATCGATGACGAGCGTGTCTGCTTTTTCCTGGGCGATGTCTCCGGCAAGGGCGTTCCCGCCGCCCTCTTCATGGCGGTAACCATGACCATGCTCAAGGCAACAGCGGCAAAAGGACTCAATCCGGACCAGATTCTCCGCGAGGTCAATGACCAATTGAGTCGCGACAACACCACCGGCATGTTTGTCACCCTCTTTTGCGGTATCGTCAATATCCGCACCAGGGAACTGCTCTACGCCAATGGCGGCCATAACCCGCCAGTGTTGCTGGGCAGAGGCGGTGAGGCAGTCTTCCTTGAGGGAACCGACGGGGTATTGCTCGGGGCAATGGAGGATATGGACTACGCGATGAAGCGGGTGACTCTGGCTGAAGGCGAAGGACTCTTCCTGTATTCGGACGGGGTCACCGAGGCCATGGATGAAGAGGACAGATTGTATTCCGATGAGCGGTTGTTGGGTGTCCTCAAAGACATGGGCGAACTGTCGTCGGCCAAGGTGGTGGCAGGTGTTGTCGAAAGCGTCCTCGCCTTTGCCGGCAAGGCCCCCCAGGCCGATGATATCACCGTGATGATGGTTAGGTTTTAG
- a CDS encoding DUF1294 domain-containing protein, protein MRQKGKIIKWQRGKGFGFIQPVNGKPDIFFHENCFVNQSRDPVVGDEVSFTIATSPEGKPRAERILFRGERDPRRWDHFFDIFYSSLSVLFFFCIGYFVISKQLAPVILIAYLLLSIFTFVLYWWDKRKAQNDQRRTPEKILHFFSMIGGWPGALIAQRWLHHKSRKVSFQVVFYLTVLLNVSAISLYLYSASHVPGYQAVQQKFNVLTSEFTKSSQNTRTQKQQGPVYSWTNKDGKRVYSNVGFPTNEPYRDGKIEWQ, encoded by the coding sequence ATGAGACAGAAAGGAAAAATCATCAAATGGCAAAGGGGCAAGGGCTTCGGATTCATTCAGCCGGTCAATGGGAAGCCTGATATTTTCTTTCACGAGAATTGCTTCGTCAATCAGTCCAGAGACCCGGTTGTCGGAGACGAAGTCTCGTTTACAATAGCGACAAGTCCGGAGGGCAAACCCAGAGCGGAGAGGATTTTGTTTCGAGGAGAACGGGATCCAAGGAGATGGGACCATTTTTTCGATATTTTTTATTCGAGCCTGTCCGTCTTATTTTTCTTTTGCATTGGTTATTTCGTCATTTCTAAACAATTGGCCCCTGTTATATTGATAGCCTATCTGTTGTTAAGCATCTTTACATTTGTTCTTTATTGGTGGGATAAGCGAAAAGCACAAAATGACCAACGGCGAACGCCGGAGAAGATACTTCATTTTTTCAGTATGATCGGCGGGTGGCCGGGCGCCCTGATTGCCCAAAGATGGCTTCACCACAAATCGAGAAAAGTATCGTTTCAAGTCGTATTTTATCTCACCGTCCTCCTCAATGTTTCCGCCATTTCACTGTATTTGTATTCGGCATCGCATGTTCCGGGCTACCAGGCGGTCCAGCAGAAATTCAATGTGCTTACCAGCGAATTCACCAAAAGTTCTCAAAACACGCGCACCCAGAAACAACAAGGGCCGGTCTACAGCTGGACAAATAAAGATGGCAAAAGAGTCTATTCAAACGTCGGCTTTCCGACCAACGAACCATACCGTGATGGGAAAATTGAGTGGCAGTGA
- a CDS encoding ATP-binding protein codes for MTPLPANNPPGEAVFTELPAKLENLPLLIGPVLAAARALGVTEDRCNDLELALEETLVNICSYAYPDREGRVRISYKAEKDFLLVCIEDDGIAFSLVDAAGPDLSVELAARTIGGLGVHLVRSLMDDVRYRRENGRNLLELVLFIEDPAVRE; via the coding sequence ATGACGCCCTTGCCAGCCAATAATCCGCCTGGAGAAGCCGTATTCACCGAGCTTCCGGCGAAACTGGAAAACCTGCCGCTTCTCATCGGTCCGGTGCTTGCCGCGGCGCGGGCGCTGGGGGTAACCGAAGACCGCTGCAACGACCTGGAGCTGGCGCTGGAGGAGACCCTGGTCAATATCTGCAGCTACGCCTACCCTGACCGAGAAGGCAGGGTACGGATCTCCTACAAAGCGGAAAAGGACTTCCTCTTGGTGTGCATTGAGGATGACGGGATCGCCTTCTCCCTGGTTGATGCCGCCGGCCCGGACCTGTCGGTGGAGCTTGCTGCCAGGACCATTGGCGGCTTAGGTGTCCACCTGGTGCGTAGCCTGATGGATGATGTTCGGTATAGGCGGGAAAATGGCCGCAACCTCCTGGAACTGGTGCTCTTTATTGAAGACCCGGCGGTGCGCGAATGA
- a CDS encoding xanthine dehydrogenase family protein molybdopterin-binding subunit, with product MADNKRVFQIGEAMIRPDALTKVTGAEKFAVDDYEPDFLWAGAKRAGVPHARIVDIATEAALQVPGVVAVLTAKDVGGSNRQGVIRRDQPVLADDKVRHCGDAVALVIAENMTALQAGLARIVLDLEPLAAVFDPEEALKEGAPLLHADHPGGNALFAAEIRQGDVDEAFVGCDAIVEACFDLPWQAHAFLETENGWAIAREDGSLEMTISTQTPFRDRFEVAEALGLAVDRIRIKAPYCGGGFGGKDGITVQGLLGLAALRIPGRPVKMWWQREESFVAGAKRHPARLYYRLGAEKNGRLKALSARIYFDTGPYDHLGGAVAALGIEHAGGPYRIPHSHLRVWAVYTNNPLSGAFRGFGVTQVATAMESMIDMLAARLGISPLTIRLQNALVRGDRCPTGITRQGSIGLTACLETVQNHPLWQERSTWQAAAPPLHKRGTGLACVFHGMGYGPVVPDSATAGIELTEEGRFRILEGVVDMGQGNAATYLQMAGDILSQPPDNMVLVLPDTERTFPCGSASASRTTYTFGNALIAAAESLKKRLLARAADMLMIADPEELLLAPGIICHLPSGKEVPLARLGQLLNPAERLATSHFRAPVSKEAANPDTNLRMHGFPHTIFSHALHLARVEVDELTGRIAVIDYLTVSDCGRIINPQIFAGQQEGGVVQGLGYALTEDLIVHHGKMQTRDLTTYIIPTAADVPRIETIALPIAEHSGPYGLKGAGEIGIDAPAAAVANALYDACGLRLCHFPLTAERVLTALSKGGVV from the coding sequence ATGGCCGATAACAAACGGGTATTTCAGATCGGCGAGGCGATGATCCGCCCGGACGCCCTCACCAAGGTCACCGGGGCGGAAAAATTTGCCGTCGATGACTACGAACCGGATTTCCTCTGGGCCGGGGCAAAACGGGCGGGCGTCCCCCATGCCCGGATTGTCGACATCGCTACCGAGGCCGCCCTGCAGGTACCGGGCGTGGTGGCGGTGCTGACGGCAAAAGACGTCGGCGGCAGCAACCGCCAGGGAGTGATCCGCCGCGATCAGCCGGTGCTGGCGGACGACAAGGTGCGCCATTGCGGCGACGCCGTCGCCCTGGTGATAGCCGAGAACATGACTGCTCTCCAGGCGGGCCTTGCCCGGATTGTCCTTGATCTTGAACCCCTGGCGGCGGTCTTCGACCCCGAGGAGGCGCTTAAGGAAGGCGCTCCGCTTCTCCACGCCGACCATCCGGGCGGCAACGCCCTCTTTGCAGCGGAAATTCGTCAGGGCGATGTTGACGAGGCCTTTGTCGGCTGCGATGCAATCGTTGAGGCTTGTTTTGATCTACCCTGGCAGGCCCACGCCTTTCTTGAAACGGAAAACGGCTGGGCGATTGCAAGAGAAGACGGTAGCCTGGAGATGACCATCTCCACCCAGACCCCCTTTCGCGACCGCTTTGAGGTGGCCGAGGCCCTGGGCCTTGCGGTCGATAGGATCCGCATCAAGGCTCCCTACTGCGGCGGCGGCTTTGGCGGCAAGGATGGCATCACCGTCCAGGGTCTCTTGGGTCTTGCGGCGCTCCGCATCCCCGGGCGGCCGGTGAAGATGTGGTGGCAGCGGGAAGAGAGCTTTGTCGCCGGCGCCAAACGCCATCCGGCCCGCCTCTATTACCGCCTGGGGGCTGAGAAAAACGGCAGGCTGAAGGCCTTGTCCGCCCGGATCTACTTCGATACCGGCCCCTACGATCACCTGGGCGGGGCGGTGGCGGCACTCGGCATCGAGCATGCCGGCGGGCCGTACCGCATCCCCCACAGCCACCTCAGGGTTTGGGCGGTCTATACCAATAATCCGCTATCCGGTGCCTTCCGCGGCTTTGGCGTTACCCAAGTGGCCACCGCCATGGAGTCGATGATCGATATGCTGGCGGCACGACTCGGCATCTCGCCCCTTACCATCCGCCTGCAGAACGCCCTGGTCCGTGGCGACCGTTGTCCGACCGGCATCACCCGCCAGGGCTCCATCGGCCTTACGGCCTGTTTGGAGACAGTGCAGAACCATCCCTTGTGGCAGGAAAGATCGACCTGGCAGGCAGCCGCCCCGCCGCTCCACAAAAGGGGTACGGGCCTTGCCTGCGTCTTCCACGGTATGGGCTACGGCCCGGTGGTGCCGGATTCGGCGACTGCGGGGATCGAGCTTACCGAGGAGGGCCGGTTTCGCATCCTGGAAGGCGTCGTTGATATGGGCCAGGGCAATGCCGCGACCTACCTGCAGATGGCCGGAGACATCCTCTCCCAGCCGCCGGACAATATGGTCCTGGTGCTTCCCGATACCGAGCGAACCTTCCCCTGCGGCTCGGCCTCGGCCAGCCGGACCACCTACACCTTCGGCAACGCCCTCATTGCCGCCGCCGAATCGCTGAAAAAGCGCCTCCTGGCCAGGGCCGCCGACATGTTGATGATCGCAGACCCTGAGGAATTGCTGCTGGCTCCGGGCATCATTTGCCATCTGCCTTCAGGCAAAGAGGTGCCGCTTGCCCGGCTGGGACAGCTTTTGAACCCTGCCGAGCGCCTGGCAACCAGCCATTTCCGGGCGCCGGTCTCAAAGGAAGCAGCAAATCCCGACACCAACCTGCGCATGCACGGTTTCCCCCACACCATCTTTTCCCATGCGCTGCACCTGGCGCGGGTGGAGGTGGACGAACTGACCGGCAGGATCGCGGTGATCGATTACCTGACGGTCAGCGACTGCGGCCGGATCATCAATCCGCAGATCTTTGCCGGCCAACAGGAAGGCGGCGTGGTCCAGGGACTCGGTTATGCCTTGACCGAGGACCTCATCGTCCATCATGGCAAAATGCAAACCAGGGATCTCACCACCTATATTATCCCAACGGCAGCCGATGTACCGAGGATCGAGACCATTGCCCTGCCTATCGCTGAGCATTCCGGCCCCTATGGCCTGAAGGGCGCCGGAGAAATCGGCATCGACGCCCCGGCCGCAGCGGTCGCCAACGCCCTGTACGATGCCTGCGGCCTGCGGCTGTGCCACTTTCCCCTGACTGCCGAGCGGGTACTGACAGCCCTATCAAAAGGTGGTGTTGTATGA
- a CDS encoding MFS transporter: MESKAPSPATENPETSVLGQLLSRKFLCLMAAAFLAYANISVFFGFVDYLHTLPILPADYGLLIGVLAAVSLIVRPIISPFFHSGNARPLLFLGTGLAVCSLAAYSLATGFWSMILVRCLHGISFAVLGTALMTLVVDVIPREKSAQFFGYLAVATLLPNTLVPPFLPFLETHLGGFTRILLLFAALTLLIIPLIFAVSGKGQNRKAEGSASALTGSEILQNLMDFNILRILSAMLLLYCGHALVFFFLDGYGQFLGLAFTGIFLTLSTVGEIGIRVVAGSVFDRMHKGHLAAWSLLALGLAYFVLAYVPGKWLFFALGLIFGLGWGIAMPVFNGLMFDVSKPRVRAFNINLGLQMFQAGFFLGPLIGAPMLAGLGYQALYIFCGGMSLLAAILMIIKGKTKNDDSSTTGP, translated from the coding sequence ATGGAGTCCAAAGCACCTTCTCCGGCAACTGAAAACCCCGAGACTTCCGTCCTCGGACAGCTCCTTTCCCGGAAATTCCTGTGCCTGATGGCTGCTGCCTTCCTGGCCTACGCCAATATCTCGGTCTTTTTCGGCTTTGTCGATTATCTGCATACCTTGCCGATCCTGCCCGCCGATTACGGTCTGCTCATCGGTGTCCTTGCCGCGGTATCGCTTATCGTCCGGCCGATCATCAGTCCTTTTTTTCATTCCGGCAACGCCCGGCCCTTGCTGTTTCTCGGCACCGGCCTGGCCGTCTGTTCTCTTGCCGCCTACAGCCTGGCAACCGGCTTTTGGAGCATGATCCTGGTGCGCTGTCTGCACGGTATTTCCTTCGCAGTCCTCGGCACCGCCCTTATGACCCTCGTAGTCGATGTCATCCCCAGGGAAAAAAGTGCGCAGTTTTTCGGCTATCTGGCGGTGGCAACCCTTTTGCCCAACACCCTCGTCCCCCCTTTCCTGCCGTTTTTAGAGACGCATCTGGGTGGATTCACTCGGATACTCCTGCTCTTTGCCGCCCTCACCCTGCTGATCATCCCCTTGATCTTCGCGGTCTCCGGCAAGGGCCAGAACCGAAAGGCAGAAGGCAGCGCATCGGCCCTTACCGGCAGCGAAATCCTTCAAAACCTTATGGATTTCAATATCCTCCGCATTCTTTCCGCCATGCTGCTGCTGTATTGCGGCCACGCCCTGGTCTTCTTTTTCCTCGACGGCTACGGACAATTTCTCGGCTTGGCCTTTACCGGGATCTTTCTGACCCTGTCGACGGTGGGTGAGATCGGTATCCGGGTCGTCGCCGGTTCGGTTTTCGACCGGATGCATAAAGGCCATCTGGCCGCCTGGAGTCTTCTCGCCCTGGGGCTCGCCTATTTCGTCCTCGCCTATGTGCCAGGCAAGTGGCTCTTCTTTGCCTTGGGGCTGATCTTCGGTCTGGGCTGGGGGATCGCCATGCCGGTCTTTAACGGCTTGATGTTCGATGTCTCGAAGCCCCGGGTTCGCGCCTTCAATATCAACCTTGGCCTGCAGATGTTCCAGGCCGGTTTTTTTCTCGGCCCATTGATCGGCGCGCCAATGCTCGCCGGTCTTGGTTACCAGGCACTCTATATATTCTGTGGCGGCATGAGTTTGTTGGCCGCGATCCTTATGATCATAAAAGGAAAAACCAAAAATGACGACTCCAGCACAACCGGACCGTGA
- a CDS encoding FAD binding domain-containing protein, translating into MKISFELNGATKTLEAPADRRVIDLLREDLGLTGSKEGCGTGECGACTILVDGRSRLSCLMLAGQLPGKKLTTIEGLAQGDNLHPLQASFAAKGAVQCGFCTPGMVLTAADLLERKPRPARQEVVEAISGNLCRCTGYQKIIEAIEDVGEVAPISLPRQEEAALTHPSPAVQGKAGSSRPVFLPETLEELWRLRTDHPGAQLFAGGTDLLVWLRSGRINPPALIGLEKIGELQGIVEGDEGLHIGAGVTHESLLDSEKIKGMFPVLSQALKKLGSPHIRRTGTLGGNIMTASPAGDSLPPLSVLGARVLLQSPQGKRQLPLEAFILGPGRTALLPGEILTAIFIPRPAGITFQYFEKVGLREAMACAVASLAAVLGVARSGRIDTARLAWGSVGPTVVRLPDIEAALIGRNFTTETIAAIVPLVQQQLAPISDVRTSAEYRRLVAGNLLLRLPTVYSATQAPDTTGQHAEDEK; encoded by the coding sequence ATGAAGATTTCCTTTGAACTGAATGGGGCAACCAAAACGCTAGAGGCCCCCGCCGACCGCCGAGTAATCGATCTGTTGCGAGAGGATCTGGGGCTGACCGGCAGCAAGGAAGGCTGCGGCACCGGCGAATGCGGCGCCTGCACCATTTTGGTTGATGGCCGCAGCCGCTTGTCCTGCCTGATGCTGGCCGGCCAGTTGCCGGGAAAAAAGCTGACCACCATTGAGGGCTTAGCCCAGGGCGACAACCTGCATCCGCTGCAGGCTTCTTTCGCCGCCAAGGGAGCGGTGCAGTGCGGCTTCTGTACGCCCGGCATGGTCCTGACAGCAGCAGACCTGCTGGAACGCAAGCCAAGGCCTGCGCGACAGGAGGTGGTCGAGGCGATCAGCGGCAACCTCTGCCGCTGTACCGGTTACCAGAAGATTATCGAGGCCATTGAGGACGTTGGCGAAGTTGCACCGATATCGCTGCCCAGACAGGAAGAAGCTGCCCTGACCCATCCGTCTCCTGCCGTGCAGGGCAAAGCGGGGTCGTCGCGGCCGGTCTTCCTGCCCGAAACCCTTGAGGAACTGTGGCGGCTGCGCACAGATCACCCTGGGGCCCAGCTGTTTGCAGGCGGTACCGATCTGCTGGTGTGGCTGCGCAGCGGACGGATCAATCCGCCGGCCCTGATTGGTTTGGAGAAGATTGGCGAGCTGCAGGGCATTGTCGAAGGTGACGAAGGTCTGCACATCGGCGCAGGTGTCACCCATGAGTCGCTGCTGGATAGCGAGAAAATCAAAGGTATGTTCCCCGTCCTCAGCCAGGCCCTGAAAAAACTGGGCTCGCCCCATATCCGCCGCACCGGAACCCTCGGCGGCAATATCATGACCGCCTCACCGGCCGGAGACAGCCTGCCGCCACTCTCCGTCCTCGGGGCAAGGGTTTTGCTGCAATCGCCCCAGGGCAAGCGGCAGCTGCCGCTGGAAGCCTTTATCCTCGGGCCGGGACGAACCGCCCTTTTGCCGGGGGAGATCCTTACCGCCATCTTCATACCAAGGCCTGCCGGCATCACCTTCCAATACTTTGAAAAGGTCGGCCTCCGTGAGGCGATGGCCTGCGCGGTTGCCAGCCTCGCCGCCGTACTCGGCGTTGCCAGGTCCGGGCGGATTGACACGGCCCGTCTCGCCTGGGGCAGCGTCGGCCCAACGGTGGTGCGTCTGCCGGACATTGAAGCGGCCCTTATCGGCCGGAATTTCACCACCGAGACCATCGCAGCGATAGTTCCCCTTGTGCAACAACAACTTGCTCCGATCAGCGATGTCCGGACCAGTGCCGAGTATCGCCGGCTGGTTGCCGGCAATCTGCTGTTGCGCCTGCCGACCGTTTACTCCGCCACCCAGGCTCCCGACACCACCGGCCAACACGCGGAGGACGAAAAGTGA
- a CDS encoding ABC transporter substrate-binding protein, with protein MTRPGPSILKYLYLTWLLLCSSLALAAEPPELKKVTFLPQWLPQAQFAGYYMAEHKGFYRRHGIELTMIQGGPAHSPIDYLREKKADIVTLWLSSALQLADRGLEVVNIGQIIPRSTLMLVTKTSSGIKQPADMHGKKIALWPADFQIQPQAFFDKFNLKVQIVTTDSPVNLFLRDGVQVASLMWYNEYHTLLNSGLDPKEMQLFAFDDYGLNFPEDGIYLLKESFDRDPKTACAFAAASMEGWRYAFAHPDEAVDLMVRVMDAAHVPANRVHQRWMLDRIREVATSGPPGAQLGNLPAEDYQRVGDILVANGLITAVAPFTSFSQRCADHD; from the coding sequence ATGACCAGGCCCGGGCCATCCATCCTCAAATATCTCTACCTTACCTGGCTGCTCCTCTGCTCTTCCCTGGCCCTGGCCGCAGAGCCGCCCGAACTGAAAAAAGTCACCTTCCTGCCGCAATGGCTGCCCCAGGCGCAGTTTGCCGGATACTACATGGCCGAGCATAAGGGTTTTTATCGCCGGCACGGCATCGAGTTGACCATGATCCAGGGCGGTCCGGCACACTCACCCATCGACTATCTGCGGGAGAAGAAGGCCGATATCGTTACCCTCTGGCTTTCTTCGGCGCTTCAGCTGGCCGACCGGGGATTGGAGGTGGTCAATATCGGCCAGATCATCCCGCGATCGACCCTGATGCTGGTGACCAAAACCAGCTCGGGCATCAAGCAGCCGGCCGACATGCACGGCAAAAAAATTGCCCTGTGGCCGGCCGACTTTCAGATCCAGCCCCAGGCCTTTTTCGATAAGTTCAATCTCAAGGTGCAGATTGTGACGACCGACAGCCCGGTCAACCTCTTCCTCCGTGACGGGGTCCAGGTCGCCTCACTGATGTGGTACAACGAATATCACACCTTGCTCAATTCCGGCCTCGACCCAAAGGAGATGCAGCTCTTTGCCTTCGACGACTACGGCCTCAATTTTCCGGAAGACGGCATCTATCTGCTGAAGGAATCCTTCGACCGCGACCCTAAAACCGCCTGTGCCTTTGCCGCTGCCTCCATGGAGGGCTGGCGCTACGCCTTCGCCCATCCCGACGAGGCGGTTGACCTGATGGTGCGGGTCATGGATGCCGCCCATGTCCCGGCCAACCGGGTGCATCAACGCTGGATGCTCGACCGGATTCGTGAAGTGGCTACCTCGGGGCCGCCAGGCGCTCAGCTTGGTAATTTGCCTGCCGAGGACTACCAGCGGGTAGGTGATATCCTCGTTGCCAATGGGCTGATAACGGCAGTTGCCCCCTTCACCTCCTTCTCCCAGAGGTGTGCTGATCATGATTAA
- a CDS encoding STAS domain-containing protein has product MEIEVQVEGKALVARICGRVDTVSAPAFEKGLAEALGREEKLLVFDLAGLEYISSAGLRVFLTAAKKQKAKGGDIRLAATQGSVKKVFQISGFFTLFKHFDTRDDALASQ; this is encoded by the coding sequence ATGGAAATTGAAGTACAGGTGGAAGGAAAGGCCCTGGTTGCCCGTATTTGCGGCCGGGTGGACACGGTCTCGGCCCCGGCCTTTGAAAAGGGGCTGGCCGAGGCCCTCGGCCGAGAGGAAAAACTGCTGGTGTTCGATCTTGCCGGCTTGGAATATATCAGCAGCGCCGGCCTGCGGGTCTTTCTCACCGCCGCCAAAAAGCAGAAGGCCAAGGGTGGTGACATCCGCCTGGCGGCGACTCAAGGCTCGGTGAAAAAGGTCTTTCAGATCTCCGGCTTCTTCACCCTTTTCAAACATTTCGATACCCGGGATGACGCCCTTGCCAGCCAATAA